The Cellvibrio polysaccharolyticus genomic interval TGATATCGGACATGAGCTTCAATTGACGGGAAAACACCGTAACCTGCCAGCAAACAGGCCCAGGATTTGGGTTGATAGCTGCCTACCAGATTATTGAGATGCATATCTCTTGAGAAATCTTCGCTGTGACGCCAGAAATGTAATATTTTTTCAAGATTTTCTGACAGATGGGTATTGGCCGCATTGTCACGCCAATAGTCGGTGTCCTTTCTTTGATTAACCTTATAATGGCAAACAATATAATCGCGGACACCTTCAAACTTGGCGTTGATCTCCTGGTTGAAGTTATCTGAAAATTTATTCGTGTATGATCCGTTCTCGTAATGTTTCATAAAGCGCATAACCGTTTCGCAGGAGAGCGCTAACGCCGTTGCCTCCAGAGGCTCGATAAAGCCTTGCGACAGGCCTACAGCCACGCAGTTTTTTTCCCAGTGTTTTTCAGCACGTCCCACTTTCATTTGCAGATGTCTCACAGCCACATCGCTATCACCCACATTGAGGTGTTGCCTCAGTTCGGTTTCTGCCTGCTCAGGTGTTATATATTCATTGCTGTAAACATAACCATTGCCATAGCGATTGGTTAACGGAATTTTCCAGGCCCAGCCATTCGACAGCGCAGTTGAGCGGGTTTCCGGGGGAATCTCACGGGAGATAGGAGTCGGCATTACCACCGCCGCATTATTAAACAAGTTATCTTTAAAGCTTTTGAAATTAACCTTCAAGGCACCTTGCATTAACAGGGATTTGAAACCTGAGCAATCAACAAAAAAATCTGCATCCAGAAAACTATCGTCACTCAATCTTACCGATGCCAATTCTTCATCCGCGTTAAATATAACCTCGGTCAAGGTACCAAAAACCCGTTTTACTCCTCGGCTCAATGCCTTTTCAGCAAGAAATTGTCCGAGCAGGTGAGAGTCGAAATGATAGCCATAAGCCACACCAAACGGAAAAGATTCAGCCGGTATAGGGCCAAGATTATGTTTCGTCAGATAGGTTTCGAGAAAATAATGATCCGGATGAGCATTCACAGGCTTGCCTTGAAGACGGGCTCTGGTATGTTCAAAAAAGACAGGGACGGTATAGTCGTCAACTTGTGCAGGAAAAGGATGAAAATAACTCTCAAACCCCGTAACAGATGACCAGCCTGCAAAAGAAATTCCATTCTTGTAGGTAGCATTGCAGCGGGACATCCATTCAGATTCAGTAACACCAATGGTGTCAAAAAAGAATTTCAGATGCGGAGTACTACCCTCGCCTACGCCAATAATGCCGATTTCGGTAGATTCCAATAGGCAGACTTCAACATCATTCCAGCGGGATACAATCAGGTTGGCCGCCATCCAGCCCGCTGTACCCCCACCCACAATAAGTATTTTTTCAGGTTTTCCGGTTGTATCTGCCATAAATAGATTCACATATTGGTTAACTGATTAAACGCAGCCATCAGGCACATGATTTTTTTGCACAGTCAGCGAACTTTATTTTGAGCAGCGAATTTTTTAAATGCCGTCAACCATTCGCGTTGCGACATTAATGAGTCGGCCTGCTGCTCTGACCTACCTATGTGCTCGACGATTTTTTGCCTGGCGCGCTGCCCCACTTCATCACTCACCACCGGCGCACGAGTCGGGTAGTCCATGCCATACAGCACCCACAAGTAACTCTCCGCATGAAACAGATCAAAACTGCTGCCGAAATCGGTGCGCTGAGGAATAGAGTAGCGGAACATTTCCAGACGCTCTTTCAAAAGATCAGACCGCTCTACCTTCTCAGTTACATCTCGCCAAAACCGGGTGTCTCTCCTGTCTGAAATGCAGTAATGCAATTGGATAAAATCGAAAATTCTTTCCCAAATGGCCGTGGCAACTTCATTACTGTGTTTGGCATAAAGAGGCATATCTTCTGTGTTAACCGGAAATTTTCTGGCCAGCATGCCGGCACAAAAGTCCGTGATAAATAGTGAGGTAGCTTCCAGCGGTTCTATAAAACCTTGCGCAAGCCCCAGGGTCACGCAGTTTTTTTCCCAGAAATTCTCTCTGAAGCCTGCTTTCATCGGGATTTTTCGAACCTGGGTACTCTCAAGCTTTTTACCGTGATATTGGGAGAACTTCGCTAATGCTTCGTCATCAGTCATGTGCCTGGAAGAGTACACCAACCCGGTACCACGACGGGTCGTCAAAGGAATATCCCAGATCCAGCCAGCACCATGTGCTACTGCTTTGGTGTAAGGAAAAATGCCCTCATCCGGCTCGGAGGCCACTTGCATAGCAAGAGCAGTATCAGTAAGAACAACATCACTTTTGTCAATAAATGGAACCTTTAAGGTTTCCCCCATAAGCAGTGAAGAAAAGCCACTGCAATCAATGTAGAAATCAAACGCCTCATAACCGCCCGAGTCGTATTGAAAACCCTTGATGCTGCCATCTTCGTGGAGCAGCACTTGCTTGACCGTTTCATAAATATGCCTGATACGAAAGCGTTTTTTGGCATTATCCGAGAGAAGCGTGGAAAATTTCGCGGCATCAAAGTGGTATGCGTAATTGATTAAACCCTTATAGGGCGGTGAATTGGGATGTTTGGGACAACGGTTTTTTTCAGCAATATGATAGCTATCAGAAAGCTGTGAAAACCCCGCCACGGACCGGTTTCCCAACCAATAGTAAGTAAGATCATAACCGCCAGGATAGGGAGCATCAAAAGTGTGGTAGTAAAAATTATTCTTCCCGTATTTTTTTGCATCTTTCCAGTTAGAAAATTTAATACCGGCTTTGAAGGTTGCATCGCAATTGATAAGCATATCCACTTCGCTAATACCGAAACTTTGCAAACTATTGCGAATAATGGGAATGGTGCCCTCCCCTACGCCAATTACCGGTATGTCTTTTGACTCAATAACCGTAATCTCAATGTCCGGATCACGAAATAACTCAAGACCCAGATGATTTGCACTCAACCAACCGGCATTACCACCACCGACAATTGCGATGCGCTTTATTTTCATGTTGCGTCCCCGATAATCAATTACTGCTTGAGCCTTTCTATAATGTGGTTTTTAAGCGTCCGCTCGGCCTCCGGTGTTATTTTTCCAATAGCATATTGGCAATGCTCGGGGATGTAGGAAGCCGGATCTACTCCCTGTTTGAAGAGGTAATGGTCAAACATAGCCCGCCAGGCATTTCGTTGCACTGGCGTTAACGTCCGCATCGCCAGCATCGCCATATTCAAACTGTCTAGCGGTGTCGGCTGCATAACTTCTTTTGCGGCAGAACCACTCCACCAGTAGTTCATCAAACCATTGATTTTTTCAAGGGAGTCCACGTGATGCCACCACAAGAGAGGAATGAAAATCGCATCACCAGGATACAGTTCTGCTGACCAGGCATTCTCAAGCGCAGTTTTATAACGCGGGTAACGCTCAAAATCGGGATCGTGAAGATTGACCAGACTGACGGGAGCGCCCGCCGGTGTTAAATTCAGCGAGCCGGGATATAAATTGGCCACCTGGTCTGGAGCAAAAAGAACAAACCGCCGGCGCCCCGCCACCACACAGGCAAGGTTATCGGAACCGTCATAATGGGCACTCACCGTTGTCTGGTTTCCCAACCATAAGCGTGGCTCAACATCCGGAAAAAAATCAGATTTATTGTGACCAGCCAAGCCGGGCAATATGCTGCTCGGCAAAATATTTTGTATTGACGCGGCGGGGTAAATTTCCTTTTTCATTAAATCCAGCAAGCGATCCAGATACAAATCCAGCCGCTCATCGCCTTTAATATAGTTGACCCCTGTCATATCTTCATTGTAAAAAAAACGCCCTTTGATATCGGGATGTCCTAACAGGATACTGGCTTTTTTTCCGGTATAAAAACGCTTTAAATAAGCAACAAATGCCTGTGGCGTTTCTTTTGCGGCGTGCACTAACGGCCACTGTTCTGCAAAGTCTCTTATTACAACCGGCTTTTGCAGCGGCACAATATCGTCAAAAAACTGAGCTGCAGCCAGATTTTTGTATTCGGGAATCTGTTTATAAGTGGTCATATTATTATTCCTGGGTCAACGGGAATATTTCGGGTAAAGCAACAACCAAAACAATACAACAGCGACATCCAATCAACCACCCCACCGGCTCGCTAGCGGGTTAAATTCACCATAACAAATTATTCCCTTATGACACTCCCAAATACGCAGTAGCGATGGGTTTACTTTATCCCTAATACTGTATCTATACCCGGTTTAATGCAAAAAAAGCGCGCAACATTGCTGCTACGCGCTTTTTCAATCAGTACCATTTATTAACTTTTTCCAACATTAGAAGTTGGCACGAACACTCAGAGCATAACGACGGTCAGTGGTAAAACTCAATGCATCCGTTTTAACACCGGCCTGGTTCATTTGATAACGGGTTTTGGTTTCATCATTCAACAGGTTGCTACCTTCAACACCAATTTTCCAATTGTCGTTGATGGTGTAATACAAGCTGGCATCCACCATACCTTGAGCTTTGGCAAAAGCGGGAACATATTCCTCGGATTCACGCAACGTCAGCAAATACTCGGAGCGCCAGGTGTACGCAATGCGGAATGAAATATCGCTGTATTCGTACATGCCCACAATATTCATGTTCTGGTCCGAGTAACCTTGCAATGGCAAGCCACTGAACACACGGAAGGCGTGACGACTGTCATTAACACGCGATCCGTCTTCCTTGAAGCCGAGCGAACCTCCTGCTACATCGTTAGGATCTTCCAAACCTTTCTGGTCAATGTAGGTGTAGTTAAATTGCAAACCCAGACCACTCCATGCCCCGGGCAGGAAGTCGTAGAACTGCGAGTAGGAGAACTCTACGCCGCGGATCGTACCTGAACCGGTATTTGCCGGACCGTAGGCTGATACATCGTAAGTCATACCGTTGTAAGCAACGTCCAGATCGAATTGTCTGTTGCGGATGATGTTATCCAGCTTTTTCTGGAACAGACCCACGGTGACAGAACCTGCCGGTGCAAAGTACCACTCTGTACTCAAGTCAAAGTTTACTGACTCTTCCGGTTCCAGATAAGGGTTGCTGGCCAAGGCTGTCAAATTCATGTTATCGAGCGCAATAACCGGGTTGGTCGCATCACTTTGCGGCAAGCTCGGGTCTTGTAATCTGACATCGTAATCCAGGCTCATCACCGTGATGTTACGAGTATCCATCAAGCTCGGGTAGTACAAGCCTTTGGATACACCAAAGCGCACTACAACATCATCAGCCACACCAAAGCTGAGGTTCAAGCTTGGCAATACCGTATCGTAATCTGTACCTTTTACAGTACTCAACGAAGACTCACCGGTAGCAAGATCATAAAGCGCTTTGTGATCGCGCTGCATGACTTCATTGCGCGAGCTGCCTTCAATACCACGAGTATCTGCCAAAGGTTGCACCAATGCCCCGGTGGATTCCAATTCATAATTCACATAACGCAGACCCACGTTACCCTTCATCGGCACTCTCAATTCATCAAACTCAAAATCACCACGAACATAAAACTCGGTACGTTTTTCATTGGATGAACTGATGTTATGCGCAGCGTATGGCCCTTCTACACGGTTAGGCTTATCGGTGTAAGGCACATAGGTGCCAGTACAAATACCGTTATTAGCTGCACTGCTGGTCGCGTTATGCCAGCCATCTTTACAACCCTGACGAAGGGAGTCGGCATAATTTTTTACCAGTTCCATTTTCGGGAACAGGAAGCTGTCTACATTGCCTTTCAGCACTTTGCCGTTATAAAAATCAGAGAAGTTCACACGCTCGAACAAGTGAGGCTGATTTACCGCGGCAGCAGCCATGCGGTCATCATCAATCCAGGGCGTACCTATCGCAGACCAACCTTCGTAGTTGGTGTTACGCACAGCAAGGTCTTTATCCGAATAGTAAACACCTGCTCTTACGCCGGTCCATGCACCGTCCATTTCGTAGGCAACGTCAAATTTGAAGCTGTCCGCTTTGGCGGTATTGAATTCTTCCTGCTCCATACCTGAGGCCAGGAAGAGATTGGGTTCAGTCGCGATGGGATTACCATCGGCATCCGGAGCCCAACCCGGTGTCGAAATGTTATTGCTCAGGTATTCAATGGTCGGGCGGGAGCCACGCAAGTCAAGGAAGTAAGGTGACACATTGGCCACATGGCCGCCGCGTGTTTGGCCCGCCATGCTGTAGTTGTGTACCACTTGCTCGGAGTCGATGTGCTGATAATCCAGCTCCAGCGTTAACCGATCCGTGGGCTTCAACACCAGGTTGAATGAGGTATCTTCAACGGTGTTTTCGTTGTAGTTCCAGCGGGTGCGATAGTTCATCGGCACTTCTACGTTGGTACCCAACGCAACACCGGATGTTAAGAATCCATTTTTATCAAAAGTGCGCGGATAATTACCGCCTGCACCGTCAATCCAGTCGTGCGAGCTGCGCAGATGACTTACGAAGCCCTGTGCTGCCTGGCCTACCTGGCGCTCAACATATTCCAGTGACGCTTTGGAATTGATGTGCTCCAAAGTAGCAATAACGGTTTCATCGTTATTGGCCCATTGTAAGGAGGTGGTGAAGCCGGTACGCTCGCGATCGTTTTCCGCCGTACTCATATGAATAGCAGCTGGGGTATACCAGGTGACGCCTTCTTCCTGACCGGTCAGGGGTGTGCCTTCATATAAAGGTACGTGCGCATCTTCGGCCGTAATAACATTAGCGGTTGTACCGCAACCACCGCCCCAGGCCTGTGCATTGGGTACGCAAGGGCCGTCATACATGCCTTCTACTTTACCCGGGCCTACCAGCGTTCCCCATTCGTCGTAACTGGCAGCCGGGGTGTTGTCTACACCACGTGAGTGGAAGTTGCCCAGGCCGATACCGTCACCACGGGTTTTGTATTCCGAACGGGAGCCTGCCAGCAGGAAGCCAAACCGACCGGCACTGGTTTCCCAGTTGTCTGCAAACAGTGCGGAAAAAGAAGGTGTAACCTCTTCGCGGAAATCGCCGTAGTTAGCTTTTGCACTGAAGGCAACAACGCGCTCGTTGGAATCGAATGGCTTGCGGGTAATCAGGTTAACCGTACCGGCGATACCACCGGAAATATTATCTGCCGTCTGGTTTTTAACAACCTCAACGGCACCCAGCAATTCAGCCGGAAAATCTTCGTAGCTAAGGCCACCCCAGGGGTTTGCACTGAAGGCATCACGGCCATTAATTTCCGAACGAACACGGTCCAGACCACGCACCAGCACACCGGTACCTTCATCGGCATAGTGTTTAGGATCACTGGAAGAGGCGAAACGTTCAATGGTGACGCCCGGCACACGTTGCAGGGCTTCGGTCACGCTCTTATCGGGCAAGGCACCGATGTCGGAGGCGGTGATCACATCTTTTACCGTGTCAGCATTACGTTTCAGATCCTGGGCGGTTTCAATGCTGCTACGCATTCCCATCACCACGATCTCTTCGACCGCACTACCTTCCTGCGCAATTGCGGCCATGGGCAATACACCTGCCATTGCTGCACCTATCGACAGGCTGAGTATTTTTTTATTCAGTGAAATAGCCATATCTGATCCTTACTCTAATTAATTTTTTGTAATGCACCCCGGATATACATCCGATCCCCAACAGCTTTGGTACTTCTTTCTGCAACAGGTGTACCGATAGTTGCCAGCCAGCCGGACGCGATCTTCCCCAAAAGCCCGCGTTAACAACCGGCTGAAATTATCAGCACTGAAAACCGCTTTTCTTCATCTGACATACCAACTGACGGTACCCCTGACACAAAGAAATTCCATGACGACCACAGTTATTACAGATGCAGTTTTACGCCTCACGGGACAACGTTGTCAACACTTGGGTAACGCTAAAAATCACTCTGAAAACAGGGAAAAACGGCGCGTAAAATTATTTTTATCGAGAAATCATAGAGTTATGAGTGAAACAAACTTTCAAAAAAAGTTTTTTATTTTGCTGACCCAATGATAGTAAATAACAACAAGAAAGACAACGTTGTTTAATGGTGCGAAAAGTAACGGAAAAACGCTATTTTGGTGCAGAAATAAAGAAGCTCGAAATGAATACGGTTTCACCGGAAAATATCCGGCAAAAGTGAGTAGGAAGGAAACAAAAAGGGAAGCAGAAAAAGCCAATCGCCAGCGGGAATAGCAACCTTCCTGCTGGCGATTCAGCTCATGATGACGCAATCATACCGATGGTTTTTCGTTGCTCTCATTCACTATCAATTGGTAAACCATCGATAGCAAACCGATTTGCAGCACCACCATGGTTAGCGAAATCACACTGGAAACCAGGAAAACACGCGGCAACAATGCCGGTAGCAACGCCAGTACCACGGTGTTGACGAACATCACCAGTAACACCAGCAACTGGTGATTGGCCGTAATTCGCCAGGAATCCTTATAGGAAAACTCCTGGTCAATAGCAATTGCCGGAAACACCAGCCCGAGACGAGCGACCACCCAGGTTACCGCAGCCACGGCCAGCGGCCCGCCAATCACCGGTATAACGGCTAACGCCGCAACCGGAATAATGATCAACAACAGCCCCACCGCGTGCAGCGCATAGCGAAGCTCCCGCCGCCCCCAGCCCACAGTGCCCCAGCGCGATACCGAGCCTGGCCCCAACAGCACAATACGATGCACCGTAATAGCCACCAGCACCTGGATGATAAAGGTAACCAGCAGTATGCCGCCCCAGAGCGGGCTGTCCGGTTCCTCGGGTGACAAATAATCAATCACGATAAATGCCAGCAATGGCCATAACAGCGCCTGCAGCAGTTCGCGGCGGTACTGATACAAATAATAGAGAGTAGCGGCGACCGCTTTTTTAAAGGCCATAAAAAATCCAGACAGCATAAGAGAAGCCGTGATTTTACCCTTTGCAGCCTGGGAACCAAACACCGTAATGACACTTTTGCCAACTCCCGGTGGCTGCGCCCGGTTAGGCCCCTGATCAAAAGACCGCTTTTCGTACTTTACGGGAGTGTTGATGACCCGGATAACGGTCACTGTCGGTGGGGTTTCAGCGCTCGCCTTACCCTCGCGGAATTGGCTAACCACCAACCGTTTTTCGTTATTCAGCAGGTCAATCGGGAAACCAACCGGACATGTAATATACTAGTAGACTATAACCCCTGTTTAGCGGCACAATCCCTATCCAATGGAATGGTATTTCCCCTTGTCTCGCCTTAAGCGTGCAACGGAAACTACCGGGAACCATTACGGCAAGTAACATCTTCCATTAACCAATAAAATAAAATATGCCTATGTCCAACTCACAAAAATTATCAGTCACGGAAAAAGTTGGTTACAGCCTCGGCGATCTGGCCGCTAACCTGATCTTTCAAACCCTGCTTACTTTTCTGGCATTTTTTTACACCGATGTTTACGGCATTCCGCCGGCGCAGGCATCCACCATTATTTTTGCCGGCGGCATGATAGGGGCATTTTTCAACCCGGTAATGGGCATTATTGCCGACCGCACCAACACCCGTTGGGGCAAGTTTCGGCCCTGGATTTTATGGACCGCCATTCCCTTTGGCGCGGTCGCCTTGCTGGCCTTCAGCACACCGGACTTCAGTGAAAACGGTAAAGTTATTTACGCCTTCACGACTTATGTGTTGCTGGTAATTATTTATTCTGCCAACAACCTGCCCTACTCTGCATTAAGCGGCGTACTGACCGGCAGCATGGCAGATCGCAACAGCTTGTCGTCCTACCGTTTTGTGGCGGTAATGGTGGCGCAATTTATTATTCAGGTACTCTTGCTGCCGCTGGTACTGATTATGGGCGATGGCGATAAAGCCGCCGGTTTCCATAGCGTGATGTTTTTCTTTTCCATCACCGGTATTGTTTTCTTCCTGATTACTTTTATGACCACCCGCGAACGGGTAATCACCCCGGCAGAAAATCGCTCCGGCATTCTGGAAGACCTCACCGACCTGGTTAAAAACCGCCCCTGGCTGATTATGCTGATTGCCACCATTCTGGTATTTATCACGCTGGCCTTGAAAGGCGGCATGTATATTTATTATTTCAGCAATTATTTAAGCGAAGCTCACTTGGCGGCGTTTTTGAGCAACATTGGTTTCAACGGCTTTATGGCCGGTTTGAATAGCGCGCTCACCAGCATTGGCCTGACTGAATTTGCCTGGCCGGAAGATGCCGCCACCTCGGCATTCAGTTTGTTTAATGCCGTTGGCATTATCATGATGATTATCGGTATCGGCTTTTCCAAGCGATTTGCCGATCGCTTTGGCAAACGCAATGTATTTGCCATTGCCTTGTTCTTATCAACTTTGTTTATTTTTGTGTTTGTATTTTTCCCGCCAGAGGCCATCGCGCTGGCATTTTTGGCGCAGCTGCTGCACGGCTTCTTCTACGGTATTACCACACCGTTACTGTGGGCAATGATCGCCGACGTGGCCGATTATTCGGAATGGAAAAATGGTCGCCGTGCTACTGCGATTATTTTCTCGGCGATGATTTTCGGTTTGAAAACCGGCTTGAGCGTGGGCGGTGCGCTGGTGGCAGCTATTCTCGCCACCTACGGTTATAACCCGCAACTGGACGTACAAAACCCGGAAACCATTAACGGTATCAAACTGGCGGTCAGTGTTTATGCGTCGCTGCCGTTCCTGATTGCCGCAGGCTGCCTGTTCTTCTACCAAATTAACAAGCAAACCGAGCTGCAAATTGAAGCCGAACTTGCTGCTCGCAGAAACATTTGAATACAGCTTTAACGAGGTAACCCTGTATGAGTGAAAAAACCGATCACATTGATTTTGAAACGCTGAATGCCAAAGCGATTTCACAACCACTGGTCACCAACATGTACACCGCTGACCCGTCAGCGCATGTGTTTGATGGAAAAATTTATATTTACCCGTCACACGATATTGATGCCGGCATTCCGTTTAATGACAACGGCGATCATTTCGGCATGGAGGATTACCATGTGTACTCCATGGAATCGCCGGACGGTGC includes:
- a CDS encoding tryptophan halogenase family protein — its product is MADTTGKPEKILIVGGGTAGWMAANLIVSRWNDVEVCLLESTEIGIIGVGEGSTPHLKFFFDTIGVTESEWMSRCNATYKNGISFAGWSSVTGFESYFHPFPAQVDDYTVPVFFEHTRARLQGKPVNAHPDHYFLETYLTKHNLGPIPAESFPFGVAYGYHFDSHLLGQFLAEKALSRGVKRVFGTLTEVIFNADEELASVRLSDDSFLDADFFVDCSGFKSLLMQGALKVNFKSFKDNLFNNAAVVMPTPISREIPPETRSTALSNGWAWKIPLTNRYGNGYVYSNEYITPEQAETELRQHLNVGDSDVAVRHLQMKVGRAEKHWEKNCVAVGLSQGFIEPLEATALALSCETVMRFMKHYENGSYTNKFSDNFNQEINAKFEGVRDYIVCHYKVNQRKDTDYWRDNAANTHLSENLEKILHFWRHSEDFSRDMHLNNLVGSYQPKSWACLLAGYGVFPSIEAHVRYQSPYDLVEVADFIRRCGLNFKTHNELLS
- a CDS encoding tryptophan halogenase family protein, with translation MKIKRIAIVGGGNAGWLSANHLGLELFRDPDIEITVIESKDIPVIGVGEGTIPIIRNSLQSFGISEVDMLINCDATFKAGIKFSNWKDAKKYGKNNFYYHTFDAPYPGGYDLTYYWLGNRSVAGFSQLSDSYHIAEKNRCPKHPNSPPYKGLINYAYHFDAAKFSTLLSDNAKKRFRIRHIYETVKQVLLHEDGSIKGFQYDSGGYEAFDFYIDCSGFSSLLMGETLKVPFIDKSDVVLTDTALAMQVASEPDEGIFPYTKAVAHGAGWIWDIPLTTRRGTGLVYSSRHMTDDEALAKFSQYHGKKLESTQVRKIPMKAGFRENFWEKNCVTLGLAQGFIEPLEATSLFITDFCAGMLARKFPVNTEDMPLYAKHSNEVATAIWERIFDFIQLHYCISDRRDTRFWRDVTEKVERSDLLKERLEMFRYSIPQRTDFGSSFDLFHAESYLWVLYGMDYPTRAPVVSDEVGQRARQKIVEHIGRSEQQADSLMSQREWLTAFKKFAAQNKVR
- a CDS encoding cupin-like domain-containing protein, whose amino-acid sequence is MTTYKQIPEYKNLAAAQFFDDIVPLQKPVVIRDFAEQWPLVHAAKETPQAFVAYLKRFYTGKKASILLGHPDIKGRFFYNEDMTGVNYIKGDERLDLYLDRLLDLMKKEIYPAASIQNILPSSILPGLAGHNKSDFFPDVEPRLWLGNQTTVSAHYDGSDNLACVVAGRRRFVLFAPDQVANLYPGSLNLTPAGAPVSLVNLHDPDFERYPRYKTALENAWSAELYPGDAIFIPLLWWHHVDSLEKINGLMNYWWSGSAAKEVMQPTPLDSLNMAMLAMRTLTPVQRNAWRAMFDHYLFKQGVDPASYIPEHCQYAIGKITPEAERTLKNHIIERLKQ
- a CDS encoding TonB-dependent receptor — encoded protein: MAISLNKKILSLSIGAAMAGVLPMAAIAQEGSAVEEIVVMGMRSSIETAQDLKRNADTVKDVITASDIGALPDKSVTEALQRVPGVTIERFASSSDPKHYADEGTGVLVRGLDRVRSEINGRDAFSANPWGGLSYEDFPAELLGAVEVVKNQTADNISGGIAGTVNLITRKPFDSNERVVAFSAKANYGDFREEVTPSFSALFADNWETSAGRFGFLLAGSRSEYKTRGDGIGLGNFHSRGVDNTPAASYDEWGTLVGPGKVEGMYDGPCVPNAQAWGGGCGTTANVITAEDAHVPLYEGTPLTGQEEGVTWYTPAAIHMSTAENDRERTGFTTSLQWANNDETVIATLEHINSKASLEYVERQVGQAAQGFVSHLRSSHDWIDGAGGNYPRTFDKNGFLTSGVALGTNVEVPMNYRTRWNYNENTVEDTSFNLVLKPTDRLTLELDYQHIDSEQVVHNYSMAGQTRGGHVANVSPYFLDLRGSRPTIEYLSNNISTPGWAPDADGNPIATEPNLFLASGMEQEEFNTAKADSFKFDVAYEMDGAWTGVRAGVYYSDKDLAVRNTNYEGWSAIGTPWIDDDRMAAAAVNQPHLFERVNFSDFYNGKVLKGNVDSFLFPKMELVKNYADSLRQGCKDGWHNATSSAANNGICTGTYVPYTDKPNRVEGPYAAHNISSSNEKRTEFYVRGDFEFDELRVPMKGNVGLRYVNYELESTGALVQPLADTRGIEGSSRNEVMQRDHKALYDLATGESSLSTVKGTDYDTVLPSLNLSFGVADDVVVRFGVSKGLYYPSLMDTRNITVMSLDYDVRLQDPSLPQSDATNPVIALDNMNLTALASNPYLEPEESVNFDLSTEWYFAPAGSVTVGLFQKKLDNIIRNRQFDLDVAYNGMTYDVSAYGPANTGSGTIRGVEFSYSQFYDFLPGAWSGLGLQFNYTYIDQKGLEDPNDVAGGSLGFKEDGSRVNDSRHAFRVFSGLPLQGYSDQNMNIVGMYEYSDISFRIAYTWRSEYLLTLRESEEYVPAFAKAQGMVDASLYYTINDNWKIGVEGSNLLNDETKTRYQMNQAGVKTDALSFTTDRRYALSVRANF
- a CDS encoding MFS transporter, which produces MSNSQKLSVTEKVGYSLGDLAANLIFQTLLTFLAFFYTDVYGIPPAQASTIIFAGGMIGAFFNPVMGIIADRTNTRWGKFRPWILWTAIPFGAVALLAFSTPDFSENGKVIYAFTTYVLLVIIYSANNLPYSALSGVLTGSMADRNSLSSYRFVAVMVAQFIIQVLLLPLVLIMGDGDKAAGFHSVMFFFSITGIVFFLITFMTTRERVITPAENRSGILEDLTDLVKNRPWLIMLIATILVFITLALKGGMYIYYFSNYLSEAHLAAFLSNIGFNGFMAGLNSALTSIGLTEFAWPEDAATSAFSLFNAVGIIMMIIGIGFSKRFADRFGKRNVFAIALFLSTLFIFVFVFFPPEAIALAFLAQLLHGFFYGITTPLLWAMIADVADYSEWKNGRRATAIIFSAMIFGLKTGLSVGGALVAAILATYGYNPQLDVQNPETINGIKLAVSVYASLPFLIAAGCLFFYQINKQTELQIEAELAARRNI